The region GTCGTCCGGCCCCGGGTGCTCAGAGGAGTGCTGGATTTGCCCGGCAAAGAAATCCGCACCCGGCAGGGCGGGCATGTTCGGCACGCCGGACATGCCGGTGGCAAGGACAAGCTGCTTGGGCTTCAGGACCACCTCTTCGCCGTCCCGGTCCACCACCACGGTCCATTCGCCGCTTGCCTCGTCGTAGCTGGCCGAGCGGGCCGTCGTCTTGGTCCAGTAGTTGAGCTCCATGATCTTGGTGTAGCTCTCCAGCCAGTCGCCGATTTTGTCCTTGGGGCTGAAGACGGGCCAGTGATCGGGGAACGGCAGGTAGGGCAGATGGTCGTACCAGACCGGGTCGTGCAGGCAGAGCGACTTATAGCGCTTGCGCCAACTGTCGCCGGGACGCTCGTTCTTCTCCACGATGATGGTGGGGACCCCGAGGCGGCGCAGACGCGCACCCAGCGCAATGCCGCCCTGCCCGCCACCGATGATGAGGCAGTATGGCTGCTCGCTGTAGCCGGAATAGGCGATCCGCGACATTGCTTCATTCGAGCAAAATGTTACGGTATAACATTGCGTTTTCCCAGGAGACTCCATGTCCGCCCAGCTACCCGTCACCGTGCTCTCCGGCTTTTTGGGCGCGGGAAAGACCACGCTACTGAACCACGTTCTGAACAACCGCGAAGGGCGGCGCGTTGCCGTCATCGTCAACGACATGGGCGAGGTGAACATCGACGCGGCGCTGCTGCGCAGTGGAGTGTCCATGCAGCAGGTGGACGAGAAGCTGGTGGAGCTCACCAACGGCTGTATCTGCTGCACTCTGCGCGAGGATCTCTTGGAGGAGGTGGCACGCCTTGCGGAGGAGAAGCGCTTCGACTACCTGCTGGTGGAGTCGACCGGCGTCTCCGAACCGTTGCCCGTGGCCGAGACCTTCACCTTCGAAGATGAGCAGGGGCGATCGCTGTCCTCCCTGGCCCGCCTCGACACGATGGTCACCGTCGTCGACGCCTTCAACTTCCCGCGCCTCATGGCGGAAGCCGAGACCTTGAAGGAAAAGGGCATGGAGGTTGCCGAGGAGGACGAGCGCAACGTGGCGGACCTCCTGATGGATCAGATCGAGTTCAGTAACGTCATCGTGGTGACGAAGATCGATCTCGTCTCCAAGGCCGATGCGGACGCGTTGATCGCCACCCTGCGCCGTCTCAACCCGAGCGCGCAGGTGCTGACGGCCGATCAGGGCAACCTCCCCACGGAGGCGATCCTAGGCACCGGCCGCTTCTCCATGGAGGAGGCGGAGCGCGCCCCGGGTTGGCTGGTGGAGATGCGCGGTGAGCACGTGCCCGAGACCGAGGAGTACGGCATCGGTAGCTTCGTGTACCGCGCCCGCCGGCCGTTCCATCCCCAACGCTTGTACGACTTCCTGGTGGCCGGCTGGCGCTACGGCAACCTGATTCGCTCCAAGGGCTACTTCTGGCTCGCCTCGCGCTTCGATGAGGCGGGAGCCTGGTCGCAGGCCGGCGGCATCATGAACCACGGCTTCGCTGGCTTGTTCTGGGCCGCGATGCCGGAGCAGGGCTGGCCGACCGACGCGGAAACCCGCGCATCGATTCGCTCCCAGTTCGAAGGGCCCTTTGGCGACCGTCGGCAGGAGATCGTGTTCATCGGCCAGACCCTGGACGAGGCTGCCGCGCGCCGCGCCCTCGACGCGTGTCTGCTCGACGACACGGAGCTGGCGGCAGGCCCCAGCGCCTGGACCGCCTACCCCGACCCCTTCCCCCAGTGGACCGCCGAAACCGCAGATGAGGATCTGGCTTCATGATGATGAACAGTGTGTTTAGCGATCAGTTAGGTGACTTCTCCGCCCTCTACGACGACGTGGAGTTGGTGAGCGTGGAGCGCCCGAGCGAGATCGCGAGCCCGCTCGCCCGCGCGGCCGCAGATTGGATGGCGACGGGGGGGAAGGTGGAGACCCAGTGGACCCAAGCCGCTGGTGAGCCGGATGCCGCACGCATCGCCCTGGCGCCGATCCGCGACGAAGTGCTGCGCGCGGCGCTGTGTGAGGAGATCAGCGAGGGCGTCGAACTGCTCTCGGATCTGCTCAACTGCTCCACCGTGGGCGTTCGCGCCGCCACCCTGAGCGGCCCGATGTGCCCG is a window of Pseudomonadota bacterium DNA encoding:
- a CDS encoding DUF1826 domain-containing protein encodes the protein MMMNSVFSDQLGDFSALYDDVELVSVERPSEIASPLARAAADWMATGGKVETQWTQAAGEPDAARIALAPIRDEVLRAALCEEISEGVELLSDLLNCSTVGVRAATLSGPMCPRFHTDMVHCRMLITLAGPTTEWIAHDEVDFECLADRSSQDVPVRSGGHVRTLDPGAWSLLKGGRWDHEFQGVVHRSPHDEAKRLLLSFDPLFVS
- the zigA gene encoding zinc metallochaperone GTPase ZigA, with protein sequence MSAQLPVTVLSGFLGAGKTTLLNHVLNNREGRRVAVIVNDMGEVNIDAALLRSGVSMQQVDEKLVELTNGCICCTLREDLLEEVARLAEEKRFDYLLVESTGVSEPLPVAETFTFEDEQGRSLSSLARLDTMVTVVDAFNFPRLMAEAETLKEKGMEVAEEDERNVADLLMDQIEFSNVIVVTKIDLVSKADADALIATLRRLNPSAQVLTADQGNLPTEAILGTGRFSMEEAERAPGWLVEMRGEHVPETEEYGIGSFVYRARRPFHPQRLYDFLVAGWRYGNLIRSKGYFWLASRFDEAGAWSQAGGIMNHGFAGLFWAAMPEQGWPTDAETRASIRSQFEGPFGDRRQEIVFIGQTLDEAAARRALDACLLDDTELAAGPSAWTAYPDPFPQWTAETADEDLAS